Proteins found in one Ctenopharyngodon idella isolate HZGC_01 chromosome 16, HZGC01, whole genome shotgun sequence genomic segment:
- the ttc29 gene encoding tetratricopeptide repeat protein 29 isoform X1, which yields MSSAVASGSRTPFLPDIYNPQKHRKTPTSNVKSFREWIKDPIYPAEEKTQIPTEHEIAQFRKPLRHNVCVGMLSEGFHRSFAELFALLQCWEEAEEHPHKLQTLQQHLTRAETAERAGQYGEAYENHLFLARFFAEPEDRWLKHHFFQLALHSARKFKMDSGKREAEANLHLGQVYLEKGQLELAQEHFEAFYHLTMGRSWQDTSGRMHHLRSCEELQRVYTLLAQRLLQDQHYADAIKMLTKAYEMAKESGDRGSEGEAAYQLGLAYQSTGDQKTAKKFFSMHLEISTTLENTDSLGRAYEAIAKSLESEGKLTEATEYLEKFAEISLNSKQDRNLEKAYMCLGTILNSGKQYDGACVHFEYAYETACNLASVPRLQKAQVCAGSAHALSMMQAYHALIVTLGRQNMQKIISWKERKEDNFSATS from the exons ATGTCTTCAGCAGTGGCGAGTGGCTCGAGGACTCCTTTCCTCCCAGACATTTATAATCCCCAAAAACACAGGAAAACGCCAACATCTAACGTTAA GTCCTTCCGGGAATGGATAAAGGATCCCATCTATCCtgctgaagagaaaacacaaatcCCCACCGAGCACGAAATAGCACA ATTCAGGAAGCCTTTGCGTCATAATGTCTGTGTGGGGATGCTGAGCGAGGGCTTTCACCGCTCATTTGCGGAGCTTTTTGCGCTGCTGCAGTGCTGGGAGGAAGCGGAGGAACATCCGCACAAACTACAGACACTACAGCAGCACCTCACCCGGGCTGAGACCGCAGAAAGAGCCG GACAGTATGGAGAGGCGTATGAGAACCACTTGTTTTTGGCCAGGTTTTTCGCTGAACCAGAGGACAGATGGTTGAAGCATCATTTCTTTCAGCTGGCCCTACATTCAGCTCGCAAATTCAAAATGGACTCTGGCAAAAGAGAGGCTGAGGCCAACTTGCACCTGGGCCAAGTTTATTTAGAGAAGG GTCAGCTTGAGCTAGCACAAGAGCATTTTGAGGCGTTTTACCACCTGACCATGGGCCGGTCATGGCAGGACACCAGCGGCCGCATGCATCACTTACGCTCATGTGAGGAGCTCCAGAGGGTGTATACACTGCTGGCACAGAGACTGCTTCAGGACCAACACTATGCAGATGCCATTAAGATGCTCACCAAGGCCTATGAGATGGCTAAAGAGT CGGGAGACCGAGGATCAGAAGGAGAGGCAGCCTATCAACTGGGCCTGGCGTATCAGAGCACAGGAGACCAGAAGACCGCTAAAAAG TTTTTCAGCATGCATTTGGAGATCTCCACAACACTTGAAAATACAGACAGCCTGGGTAGAGCATATGAAGCCATTGCCAAATCTCTGGAGAG TGAAGGCAAACTAACAGAAGCAACAGAATATTTGGAAAAGTTTGCTGAGATTTCTCTAAACAGCAAACAGGACAGAAACCTCGAGAAAGCCTACATGTGCCTCGGAACCATCCTCAACTCTGGA AAGCAATATGATGGAGCTTGTGTACATTTTGAATATGCATATGAGACTGCATGTAATCTGGCATCAGTGCCCAGGCTGCAGAAGGCTCAGGTGTGTGCGGGCAGTGCCCATGCACTCAGCATGATGCAGGCGTATCACGCACTCATAGTGACGCTTGGACGCCAGAACATGCAGAAGATCATCAGCTGGAAGGAGAGAAAAGAGGATAACTTCAGTGCTACATCAT AG
- the ttc29 gene encoding tetratricopeptide repeat protein 29 isoform X2 — translation MLSEGFHRSFAELFALLQCWEEAEEHPHKLQTLQQHLTRAETAERAGQYGEAYENHLFLARFFAEPEDRWLKHHFFQLALHSARKFKMDSGKREAEANLHLGQVYLEKGQLELAQEHFEAFYHLTMGRSWQDTSGRMHHLRSCEELQRVYTLLAQRLLQDQHYADAIKMLTKAYEMAKESGDRGSEGEAAYQLGLAYQSTGDQKTAKKFFSMHLEISTTLENTDSLGRAYEAIAKSLESEGKLTEATEYLEKFAEISLNSKQDRNLEKAYMCLGTILNSGKQYDGACVHFEYAYETACNLASVPRLQKAQVCAGSAHALSMMQAYHALIVTLGRQNMQKIISWKERKEDNFSATS, via the exons ATGCTGAGCGAGGGCTTTCACCGCTCATTTGCGGAGCTTTTTGCGCTGCTGCAGTGCTGGGAGGAAGCGGAGGAACATCCGCACAAACTACAGACACTACAGCAGCACCTCACCCGGGCTGAGACCGCAGAAAGAGCCG GACAGTATGGAGAGGCGTATGAGAACCACTTGTTTTTGGCCAGGTTTTTCGCTGAACCAGAGGACAGATGGTTGAAGCATCATTTCTTTCAGCTGGCCCTACATTCAGCTCGCAAATTCAAAATGGACTCTGGCAAAAGAGAGGCTGAGGCCAACTTGCACCTGGGCCAAGTTTATTTAGAGAAGG GTCAGCTTGAGCTAGCACAAGAGCATTTTGAGGCGTTTTACCACCTGACCATGGGCCGGTCATGGCAGGACACCAGCGGCCGCATGCATCACTTACGCTCATGTGAGGAGCTCCAGAGGGTGTATACACTGCTGGCACAGAGACTGCTTCAGGACCAACACTATGCAGATGCCATTAAGATGCTCACCAAGGCCTATGAGATGGCTAAAGAGT CGGGAGACCGAGGATCAGAAGGAGAGGCAGCCTATCAACTGGGCCTGGCGTATCAGAGCACAGGAGACCAGAAGACCGCTAAAAAG TTTTTCAGCATGCATTTGGAGATCTCCACAACACTTGAAAATACAGACAGCCTGGGTAGAGCATATGAAGCCATTGCCAAATCTCTGGAGAG TGAAGGCAAACTAACAGAAGCAACAGAATATTTGGAAAAGTTTGCTGAGATTTCTCTAAACAGCAAACAGGACAGAAACCTCGAGAAAGCCTACATGTGCCTCGGAACCATCCTCAACTCTGGA AAGCAATATGATGGAGCTTGTGTACATTTTGAATATGCATATGAGACTGCATGTAATCTGGCATCAGTGCCCAGGCTGCAGAAGGCTCAGGTGTGTGCGGGCAGTGCCCATGCACTCAGCATGATGCAGGCGTATCACGCACTCATAGTGACGCTTGGACGCCAGAACATGCAGAAGATCATCAGCTGGAAGGAGAGAAAAGAGGATAACTTCAGTGCTACATCAT AG
- the ttc29 gene encoding tetratricopeptide repeat protein 29 isoform X3, whose protein sequence is MDSGKREAEANLHLGQVYLEKGQLELAQEHFEAFYHLTMGRSWQDTSGRMHHLRSCEELQRVYTLLAQRLLQDQHYADAIKMLTKAYEMAKESGDRGSEGEAAYQLGLAYQSTGDQKTAKKFFSMHLEISTTLENTDSLGRAYEAIAKSLESEGKLTEATEYLEKFAEISLNSKQDRNLEKAYMCLGTILNSGKQYDGACVHFEYAYETACNLASVPRLQKAQVCAGSAHALSMMQAYHALIVTLGRQNMQKIISWKERKEDNFSATS, encoded by the exons ATGGACTCTGGCAAAAGAGAGGCTGAGGCCAACTTGCACCTGGGCCAAGTTTATTTAGAGAAGG GTCAGCTTGAGCTAGCACAAGAGCATTTTGAGGCGTTTTACCACCTGACCATGGGCCGGTCATGGCAGGACACCAGCGGCCGCATGCATCACTTACGCTCATGTGAGGAGCTCCAGAGGGTGTATACACTGCTGGCACAGAGACTGCTTCAGGACCAACACTATGCAGATGCCATTAAGATGCTCACCAAGGCCTATGAGATGGCTAAAGAGT CGGGAGACCGAGGATCAGAAGGAGAGGCAGCCTATCAACTGGGCCTGGCGTATCAGAGCACAGGAGACCAGAAGACCGCTAAAAAG TTTTTCAGCATGCATTTGGAGATCTCCACAACACTTGAAAATACAGACAGCCTGGGTAGAGCATATGAAGCCATTGCCAAATCTCTGGAGAG TGAAGGCAAACTAACAGAAGCAACAGAATATTTGGAAAAGTTTGCTGAGATTTCTCTAAACAGCAAACAGGACAGAAACCTCGAGAAAGCCTACATGTGCCTCGGAACCATCCTCAACTCTGGA AAGCAATATGATGGAGCTTGTGTACATTTTGAATATGCATATGAGACTGCATGTAATCTGGCATCAGTGCCCAGGCTGCAGAAGGCTCAGGTGTGTGCGGGCAGTGCCCATGCACTCAGCATGATGCAGGCGTATCACGCACTCATAGTGACGCTTGGACGCCAGAACATGCAGAAGATCATCAGCTGGAAGGAGAGAAAAGAGGATAACTTCAGTGCTACATCAT AG